Within Acidobacteriota bacterium, the genomic segment TCCGGGGCCAGGTCTGCCAGGATCTGGACGCGGACCAGGCGCTGGCAGGCCATCAGTGCGCCGAGGCCGAGGACTGCGCGGATCGCTCGTGGACGCGCCGGCCGGGAGCCGCAGAGATTTGCGACGGCTTCGACACTGACTGTGACGGGACCCTCGATCAGGACTGCGATCGCTGGTGTGAGGATCCGCCGGTGCTCTTTCCCCAGATGGCCTCTCTGCCGCTGAGTGCCGCGCGGCCCGACACGAGCAGTCTGTGCGCCAGGCTCACCGAGGAAGGCTTCCTGGTGGGCTCCACGACCGAACTCTACAACGTCAGCTTCAATCGCCTGATGAGTGTGCGCAGCTTCGATCGGCTAGCGCGGCCCACAGACGCAGTCTATGAGTTGGGCGACCCGAACCGTGAAGACCCCGAAGACCGTCGTTGCGGAATCGCCGATGGTTCGGACCGCCTGCTGGTGGCATGGTATGACGAGACCGGTGGAGGGTTCCGGCTCAAGGCGCGGGTGATCGATCGTCTGGGTCGACCGATAGCACCCGAACTCGACTTGACCGCTACTTACGACGACGAGGGGGGATGGCTCGGAGGAGATCCAGCGGTTGCCTGGGATGGAGAGCGATTTGCCGTATTCTGGATTCCGCGCCAGCGACAGAACGAGATCGTGGCCACTTTCGTCCTTCCCGATGGAGGTCTCGCGGATCCGCCAACTGTGCTCGTTTCGGATGACCTCGACGGTGAAAAGCACTTCGTCGGATCCATCGAAGTCGTCTGGACCGGCGAGGATTATCTCCTCGTCGCAAAGGTCAACTTCACCGGCTTCGCGAGTCTCGTGGTGCAGCCCGATGGCACACCTGCAGCACCCTCGATCCCCCTGGGCGATCGAGGAGGGACGACATCCGTCCACGAGCTGACCCTCGTGGGTGGAAACTCCGCTCACGTTTGGAAAGAGACAGTAGCCCCAGCCTCGGACAACCTCTACCTCGATCTGCTCGACCCGGACGGCCGACGCATCCAGCCTACGATTCCCCTCAAATCGAATACCTTGCGAACTGCCGACATCGCTGCGGCATGGACGGGGGAGATGCTGGGCATCGCTACCGCCACGCGGGATTGGAGTTCCGCCGAGAACGACTACGAGGCCACATGGTGGTTCTGGCGCATCCAGCCGGACGGCAGCCAACTCGACAACGGAGGTGTCCTGCTCTCGGACGATACGCGCCTGGAGAGCGACATCGAGCTGATGTGGTCCGGCGAGGAGTTCTGGATCGTCGGCAAGGTGGAAGACCCCGGCAAGCGCCTGGTACGCGCACGAGTGGTCTGCTCGTGCAACGACCTCGACAACGATCAGGCCGACGCTTGCTTCGGATTAGACTGCGACGACACGGATCCTGCGGTGAATCCTGCCGCCGCGGAGATCTGCCG encodes:
- a CDS encoding putative metal-binding motif-containing protein, coding for MSARYLRTGLVSLAGILLALPIRGQVCQDLDADQALAGHQCAEAEDCADRSWTRRPGAAEICDGFDTDCDGTLDQDCDRWCEDPPVLFPQMASLPLSAARPDTSSLCARLTEEGFLVGSTTELYNVSFNRLMSVRSFDRLARPTDAVYELGDPNREDPEDRRCGIADGSDRLLVAWYDETGGGFRLKARVIDRLGRPIAPELDLTATYDDEGGWLGGDPAVAWDGERFAVFWIPRQRQNEIVATFVLPDGGLADPPTVLVSDDLDGEKHFVGSIEVVWTGEDYLLVAKVNFTGFASLVVQPDGTPAAPSIPLGDRGGTTSVHELTLVGGNSAHVWKETVAPASDNLYLDLLDPDGRRIQPTIPLKSNTLRTADIAAAWTGEMLGIATATRDWSSAENDYEATWWFWRIQPDGSQLDNGGVLLSDDTRLESDIELMWSGEEFWIVGKVEDPGKRLVRARVVCSCNDLDNDQADACFGLDCDDTDPAVNPAAAEICRGQVDDDCDGAVDCDDDDCPAGPGPGVIDDLHWQQGSLAWSPVAGAEVYDLARGLIGDLRRRSDFLDSQCAGRDLLASEWIDDGRPPPPGQALWYLARAEGAPCHPGAWSSDGSPRNLPACD